A genomic segment from Leishmania infantum JPCM5 genome chromosome 10 encodes:
- a CDS encoding putative guanosine diphosphatase has product MSRVFVAFFAAVLFVVFLTAYEVGVGTANPLQSRHMQLTQNAVKKSEANLVNCREVNADLKSGGGVNAAQAIAEMRRQREELMNIVALERERVVSARSLLQVCEDELASDLSVLFGVADHNFTARIRSLEEKRKHLEGLHSMLNTTPFGAVELRRSSEIRALQAALFHEMRASKKKAENGVANGEACTKTSDKYSVVFDIGSTGNRVHVYKYRVAPATHTAAAAGSELSDIDLVEELFELNHKALSELDNPVQDAPEALWELFMKAKYFVPAELHACTAVEFKATAGLRMLGMEKATEILDGIRARYRNETFWLRGNAPVRILDACEEGPMAWLTVNYLLGVFSRGTKATASTVAVIDLGGGSTQIVFEPGESAFHGMRTDLRYSATLGSRSVSAYQHSYEGYGLHAATKELLFHIQGKSQEKPGGGTTTSTATTTTTTTPANSGDKALSVWNVLGNLGADGSSERDDIVTKRAPPMPPPPLPDAEAVEAFPCFAVGYEDPLGVKNIKKNNTGEPAMPPNFQACANLFRDRLLKPVGLTCEAANCGIAGVMQPPLTNFTGEIYVFSFIFDLLALANSSLVPAGAAVSREKFEVKLPDLATIAEGHCAAFSLTRIAEATAKEGLGSLKPEYECMYYSYVYALLRYGYEVPEDRVLHVVKKIRGYETAWSLGASLLSLT; this is encoded by the coding sequence ATGAGTCGCGTCTTTGTTGCCTTCTTCGCTGCTGTGCTTTTCGTCGTCTTTCTCACCGCGTACGAAGTCGGCGTTGGCACCGCCAACCCGCTTCAGTCGCGGCACATGCAGCTCACGCAGAACGCAGTGAAGAAGAGTGAGGCAAATCTAGTGAACTGCCGCGAGGTCAACGCGGATTTAAagagcggtggtggcgtcaATGCCGCACAGGCGATTGCGGAGAtgaggcggcagagagaggagctgATGAACATCGTCGCGCTGGAGCGTGAGCGTGTAGTGTCGGCGCGTAGTCTGCTGCAGGTTTGCGAGGATGAGCTAGCCAGCGACCTCAGTGTACTCTTCGGTGTCGCCGACCACAACTTCACTGCGCGCATCCGGTCGTTGGAGGAAAAGCGGAAACATTTGGAGGGTTTGCACTCGATGCTCAACACGACCCCGTTTGGTGcagtggagctgcgccgcagcagcgaaatCCGTGCACTGCAGGCGGCTCTCTTTCACGAGATGCGCGCCAGCAAGAAGAAAGCAGAAAACGGTGTGGCGAACGGCGAAGCGTGCACGAAGACTTCGGACAAGTACTCCGTCGTGTTCGACATCGGCAGCACTGGAAATCGTGTCCATGTCTACAAGTACAGAGTGGCCCCTGCCACGCataccgctgctgcggccggcAGTGAGCTCAGCGACATCGACCTCGTCGAGGAGTTGTTTGAGCTAAATCACAAAGCCCTTAGCGAGCTCGATAATCCGGTGCAGGATGCGCCGGAAGCCTTATGGGAGCTCTTCATGAAAGCCAAGTACTTTGTaccggcggagctgcacgcatgcacggcAGTCGAGTTCAAGGCTACCGCGGGACTGCGCATGCTGGGGATGGAGAAGGCCACCGAAATTCTTGACGGGATTCGCGCGCGCTACCGCAACGAAACGTTCTGGTTGCGCGGCAATGCACCGGTTCGCATCTTGGATGCCTGCGAGGAGGGCCCAATGGCGTGGCTCACGGTAAACTACTTACTGGGGGTATTCTCCAGGGGTACAAAGGCAACCGCCTCGACGGTGGCCGTCATCGACCTCGGAGGCGGCTCCACGCAGATCGTCTTCGAACCCGGCGAGAGCGCGTTCCACGGGATGCGCACCGATTTGCGCTACTCGGCAACCTTGGGCAGCCGGTCTGTGAGTGCCTACCAACACAGCTACGAAGGCTACGGCCTGCACGCGGCCACCAAGGAGCTGCTTTTCCACATTCAAGGCAAGAGCCAAGAGAAGCCGGGAGGCGgtaccaccaccagcacagcAACGACGACCACCACGACAACACCGGCAAACAGCGGCGACAAGGCTCTGTCTGTTTGGAACGTTCTGGGAAACCTGGGTGCAGACGGGagcagcgagcgagacgACATCGTCACCAAGAgagcgccgccgatgccaccaccgccactgccggacgcggaggcggtggaggcgttCCCCTGCTTCGCTGTCGGCTACGAAGACCCGCTAGGGGTGAAGAACATCAAGAAAAACAATACCGGGGAGCCGGCTATGCCCCCGAACTTCCAGGCTTGCGCGAACCTTTTCCGCGATCGGCTGCTAAAGCCAGTGGGGCTGACATGTGAGGCGGCCAACTGCGGCATCGCTGGTGTCATGCAGCCACCGCTGACCAACTTCACCGGGGAAATCTACGTGTTTTCGTTCATCTTTGATCTGCTGGCCTTGGCGAACAGCTCCCTGGTGCCAGCGGGGGCTGCCGTGTCAAGGGAAAAGTTTGAGGTGAAGCTGCCGGACCTAGCGACGATTGCGGAGGGTcactgcgccgccttctccctcacCCGTATCGCCGAGGCGACCGCCAAGGAGGGCCTCGGTAGCCTGAAGCCGGAGTACGAGTGCATGTATTACTCCTACGTGTACGCGCTTCTCCGCTACGGGTACGAGGTGCCAGAGGATCGCGTGCTGCACGTGGTGAAGAAGATCCGCGGCTACGAGACCGCCTGGTCCCTCGGCGCCTCACTCCTCTCTCTTACCTAA
- a CDS encoding putative leucine-rich repeat protein, translating into MAMVHTTYPQCLSLVEADTAEVEVQQALEDGANTLYFSHHFNYTDVPPSIAALREQLEVLHIDNNYPFTAISPRVTALTNLRWLNASYCSLRSVDSSISRLSKLERLTLNNNLLTWLPLDVWQLKALEELHLDNNQLNVLPGCLLFLPRLRVLTLENNPLYTPEEVHGAAAATYIPAQRSVDCSACCIRSRNYKVFVTFHTIVGHRDVPFVHFVCSDECAVHVRTRLEAYDRAHLNQQ; encoded by the coding sequence ATGGCTATGGTGCACACAACCTACCCCCAGTGCTTGTCGCTGGTGGAAGCGGACACcgccgaggtggaggtgcAGCAGGCACTGGAGGACGGTGCCAACACACTCTACTTTAGCCACCACTTCAATTATACCGATGTACCGCCCAGTatcgctgcgctgcgcgagcaaCTGGAGGTTCTCCATATAGATAACAACTACCCCTTCACAGCCATTTCTCCCCGCGTGACGGCGTTGACGAACCTGCGTTGGCTGAACGCGAGCTACTGCTCACTCCGCAGCGTGGACTCCTCGATCAGCCGCCTGTCAAAGCTGGAGCGGCTGACGCTGAACAACAATTTGCTGACCTGGCTGCCGCTCGATGTCTGGCAGctgaaggcgctggaggaaCTGCACCTGGACAACAACCAGCTCAATGTGCTGCCCGggtgcctcctcttccttcctcGCCTTCGTGTTTTGACACTGGAGAACAACCCTCTCTACACGCCCGAGGAGGTTCATGGGGCGGCTGCAGCAACCTACATtccggcgcagcgcagcgtggACTGCAGCGCATGCTGCATCCGGTCCCGCAACTACAAGGTCTTTGTCACCTTCCACACGATCGTGGGCCATCGCGACGTCCCGTTTGTGCACTTTGTGTGCTCCGACGAGTGcgccgtgcacgtgcgcacgcgcctgGAGGCGTATGACCGGGCCCACCTCAACCAGCAGTGA
- a CDS encoding map kinase-like protein gives MQAKGEAAMRDLIAELHAMQSPYTVQRFISSGSYGAVCAGVDSEGIPVAIKRVFNTVSDGRTVNILSDSFLCKRVLREIRLLNHFHHPNILGLRDIFVHFEEPAMHKLYLVTELMRTDLAQVIHDQRIVISPQHIQYFMYHILLGLHVLHEAGVVHRDLHPGNILLADNNDITICDFNLAREDTADANKTHYVTHRWYRAPELVMQFKGFTKLVDMWSAGCVMAEMFNRKALFRGSTFYNQLNKIVEVVGTPKLEDVVMFSSPSARDYLRNSLSNVPARAWTAVVPTADPVALDLIAKMLEFNPQRRISTEQALRHPYFESLFDPLDLTEGLSERFHFDESVTDVWDMHKIFTAEVERFNDLRERREEVARERAMAAQQQGEQVLGTDHMPRTHSLMELAGNAPAPS, from the coding sequence ATGCAGGCCAAGGGCGAAGCCGCCATGCGCGACTTGATCGCGGAGCTGCACGCGATGCAGTCTCCCTACACGGTGCAGCGCTTtatcagcagcggcagctacGGCGCGGTGTGCGCCGGTGTCGATAGCGAGGGGATTCCGGTCGCCATCAAGCGCGTGTTCAACACCGTCTCGGATGGCCGCACGGTCAACATTCTGTCGGACTCATTCCTCTGCAAGCGCGTGCTACGCGAGATCCGCTTGCTCAACCACTTCCACCACCCGAACATCCTAGGCCTGCGTGACATCTTCGTGCACTTCGAGGAGCCGGCGATGCACAAGCTCTACCTCGTGACGGAGCTGATGCGGACGGACCTGGCGCAGGTGATCCACGATCAGCGCATTGTCATCTCGCCACAGCATATCCAGTATTTCATGTACCACATCTTGCTTGGCCTGCACGTGCTGCACGAGGCCGGCGTCGTTCACCGCGACCTGCACCCCGGCAACATCTTGTTAGCAGACAACAACGACATCACCATCTGCGACTTCAACCTCGCGCGCGAGGACACGGCGGATGCGAACAAGACGCACTACGTGACGCACCGCTGGTACCGTGCGCCGGAGCTGGTCATGCAGTTCAAGGGCTTTACGAAGCTGGTGGATATGTGGTCGGCGGGCTGCGTTATGGCCGAGATGTTCAATCGTAAGGCGCTTTTCCGCGGCTCCACCTTCTACAACCAGCTCAACAAGATTGTGGAGGTGGTCGGCACACCCAAGCTAGAGGACGTGGTCATGTTCAGCTCTCCCAGTGCCCGCGATTACCTGCGCAACTCGCTGTCAAACGTGCCTGCCCGTGCGTGGACGGCTGTTGTGCCCACGGCCGACCCGGTCGCACTCGACCTCATCGCGAAGATGCTCGAGTTCAACCCGCAAAGGCGCATCAGCACGGAGCAGGCGCTCCGCCACCCGTACTTCGAGTCGCTCTTCGACCCGCTGGACCTCACAGAGGGTCTGAGCGAGCGGTTCCATTTCGACGAGTCCGTGACGGATGTGTGGGACATGCACAAGATTTTTACTGCCGAGGTGGAGCGCTTCAACGACctgcgagagaggcgggaggaggtggcCCGCGAGCGTGCCatggcagcgcagcaacaggGCGAGCAGGTGCTCGGTACCGACCACATGCCTCGAACGCACAGCCTCATGGAGTTAGCAGGTAACGCGCCGGCCCCGTCGTGA